The following proteins are co-located in the Apis mellifera strain DH4 linkage group LG9, Amel_HAv3.1, whole genome shotgun sequence genome:
- the LOC408391 gene encoding AP-1 complex subunit mu-1, producing the protein MSTSAIYILDVKGKVLISRNYRGDIETGVIEKFMPLVMEREEEGNLTPIIQTAECTYAYIKYNNLYIVSTTKKNANISLVFVFLHKLVQVMQEYFKELEEESIRDNFVVIYELLDELIDFGYPQTTDSKILQEYITQEGHKLEIQPRIPMAVTNAVSWRSEGIKYRKNEVFLDVIESVNLLANANGNVLSSEIVGAIKMRVYLSGMPELRLGLNDKVLFESTGRGKSKSVELEDVKFHQCVRLSRFENDRTISFIPPDGEFELMSYRLNTHVKPLIWIESVIERHAHSRVEYMIKARSQFKRRSTANNVEIVIPVPNDADSPKFKTTIGSVKYSPEQSAITWFIKSFPGGKEYLMRAHFGLPSVVGEDVEGKPPIQVKFEIPYFTTSGIQVRYLKIIEKSGYQALPWVRYITQNGDYQLRTN; encoded by the coding sequence ATGTCGACATctgcgatatatattttagacgTAAAGggtaaagttttaatttcacgaaattatCGTGGAGACATAGAAACGGGTGTTATAGAGAAATTTATGCCTCTTGTAatggaaagagaagaggaaggcAATCTTACTCCTATTATTCAAACTGCTGAATgtacatatgcatatataaaatacaataatttgtatattgtgTCAACTACAAAAAAGAATGCAAACATTTCCTTAGTATTTGTATTCTTGCATAAACTAGTGCAAGTGATGcaagaatatttcaaagaattggaagaagaaaGCATACGAGACAATTTTGTTGTTATTTATGAACTTTTAGACGAGTTAATAGATTTTGGATATCCGCAAACTACAGACAGCAAGATATTACAGGAATATATAACTCAAGAAGGACACAAACTCGAAATTCAACCACGAATTCCTATGGCTGTGACTAATGCTGTATCTTGGAGATCGGAAGGTATAAAATACCGTAAAAACGAAGTGTTCCTAGATGTAATAGAATCGGTGAATCTTTTAGCGAATGCTAATGGAAATGTTTTGAGCTCTGAAATTGTTGGTGCCATAAAAATGAGAGTATATTTATCCGGAATGCCGGAATTAAGACTTGGATTAAACGATAAAGTTTTATTCGAATCTACAGGACGTGGAAAGTCTAAATCGGTTGAATTGGAGGATGTGAAATTTCATCAGTGCGTCAGATTATCTAGATTTGAAAACGATagaacaatttcttttattcctcCTGACGGAGAGTTCGAATTAATGTCTTACAGATTGAATACACATGTAAAACCATTGATATGGATTGAATCTGTCATCGAACGACATGCTCACAGCAGAGTAGAATACATGATAAAGGCAAGATCACAATTTAAAAGGCGTTCTACGGCCAATAATGTAGAAATAGTGATTCCAGTGCCCAATGATGCAGATTCTCCTAAATTTAAGACTACTATTGGCAGTGTTAAATATTCACCAGAGCAGAGTGCAATAACTTGGTTCATCAAGTCATTCCCTGGtggtaaagaatatttaatgagaGCACACTTTGGTCTACCATCTGTTGTTGGGGAAGATGTGGAAGGAAAACCACCGATTCaagttaaatttgaaattccatATTTCACTACTTCTGGGATACAAGTGCGTTATTTAAAGATCATTGAGAAAAGTGGATACCAAGCGCTACCATGGGTGAGGTATATTACACAGAATGGGGATTATCAATTGAgaacaaattaa